A genomic window from Vigna radiata var. radiata cultivar VC1973A chromosome 2, Vradiata_ver6, whole genome shotgun sequence includes:
- the LOC106756099 gene encoding dynamin-2B isoform X2 → MAAIEDLSELADSMRQASALLADEDVDESNSSSNSRRPSTFLNVVALGNVGAGKSAALNSLIGHPVLPTGENGATRAPICIDLQRDTSLSSKSIILQIDNKSQQVSASALRHSLQDRLSKGSSGKSRDQIYLKLRTSTAPPLKLVDLPGLDQRIMDESMVSEYAEHNDAILLVIVPAAQAPEIASSRALRYAKEYDGEGTRTIGVISKIDQAASDQKALAAVQALLLNQGPPKTADIPWVALIGQSVSIATAQSGSAGSENSLETAWRAESETLKSILTGAPQSKLGRIALVDALGQQIQNRMKLRLPNLLSGLQGKSQIVQDELARLGESMVTTSEGTRAIALELCREFEDKFLQHITSGEGSGWKIVSCFEGRFPDRMKQLPLDRHFDINNVKRIVLEADGYQPYLISPEKGLRSLIKGVLELAKEPSRLCVDEVHRVLIDIVSSAANATPGLGRYPPFKREVVAIATSALEGFKNESKKMVVALVDMERAFVPPQHFIRLVQRRMERQRREEELKGGRSSKKGQDAEQSILNRASSPQTGGSMKSMKEEKKEKEKDKSGQSEKEGQEGSGLKTAGPEGEITAGFLLKKSAKTNGWSRRWFVLNEKTGKLGYTKKQEERHFRGVITLEECNIEEVGDEDDPPSKSSKDKKSNGPDSGKVNLVFKITNRVPYKSVLKAHSAVVLKAESASDKVEWIKKINSVIQAKGGQIRISSDGGSTMRQSLSDGSLDTMARRPADPEEELRWMSQEVRGYVEAVLNSLAANVPKAVVLCQVEKAKEDMLNQLYSSVSAQSTAKIEELLLEDQNVKRRRERIQKQSSLLSKLTRQLSIHDNRAAAASGWSNGSAESSPKSSGPGDDWRSAFDAAANGPVSRSGSSRSGSNGHSRHNSDPAQNGDVNSGSNSGSRRTPNR, encoded by the exons ATGGCGGCCATCGAGGACTTGTCGGAGCTTGCCGATTCGATGCGCCAGGCGTCGGCGCTTCTCGCCGATGAGGACGTCGATGAATCCAACTCCTCCTCCAATTCCCGAAGACCGTCCACTTTTCTTAACGTTGTTGCACTCGGCAATGTT GGTGCTGGTAAATCTGCTGCTCTCAACAGTTTGATTGGACATCCCGTTCTG CCTACTGGTGAAAACGGAGCTACTCGGGCCCCTATATGCATTGATCTGCAGCGAGACACTTCGTTGAGCAGCAAATCCATCATATTGCAGATTGACAACAAGTCTCAGCAAGTCTCCGCAA GTGCTTTGAGGCACTCGTTGCAGGATAGACTCAGTAAAGGTTCCTCCGGCAAGAGTCGAGATCAAATTTATTTGAAGCTGCGCACTAGTACAG CACCACCTCTTAAATTGGTCGATTTACCTGGGCTAGATCAACGCATCATGGATGAGTCAATG GTTAGTGAATATGCCGAGCATAATGATGCCATTTTGCTAGTTATTGTACCTGCAGCTCAAGCACCCGAAATTGCTTCATCTCGAGCCCTAAGATACGCAAAGGAATATGATGGAGAAG GTACCAGAACCATTGGAGTTATTAGTAAAATAGATCAAGCTGCTTCAGACCAAAAAGCACTTGCTGCTGTACAAGCTCTCTTATTGAATCAGGGTCCTCCAAAAACAGCAGACATCCCTTGGGTTGCATTGATTGGTCAATCAGTTTCAATAGCTACGGCACAATCTGGATCTGCTGGTTCTGAAAATTCTTTAGAAACTGCATGGAGAGCAGAGAGTGAAACCCTCAAGTCCATATTGACTGGAGCTCCTCAAAGTAAGCTTGGAAGGATAGCGTTAGTGGATGCCCTGGGGCAGCAAATTCAGAATCGTATGAAGCTTCGGCTTCCTAACCTTCTTTCTGG GTTACAAGGGAAGTCTCAGATAGTTCAGGATGAATTGGCTAGGCTTGGTGAGTCAATGGTTACCACTTCAGAGGGTACTCGTGCTATAGCCTTGGAACTTTGCCGTGAATTTGAGGATAAGTTCCTACAGCACATCACCAGTGGCGAG GGATCTGGTTGGAAaattgtttcttgttttgaggGAAGATTTCCTGATAGAATGAAGCAATTACCTTTAGATAGGCATTTTGATATCAACAATGTGAAGAGG ATTGTGTTAGAAGCAGATGGTTATCAGCCTTATCTTATTTCCCCTGAAAAGGGATTGAGATCTCTGATCAAAGGTGTTCTAGAGCTTGCGAAAGAACCATCACGTCTTTGTGTTGATGAG GTACATCGTGTCCTGATAGATATTGTTTCATCTGCTGCCAATGCTACACCTGGTTTAGGAAGATACCCACCTTTCAAGAGAGAG GTTGTGGCAATTGCAACTTCTGCTCTGGAAGGGTTTAAGAATGAATCGAAGAAAATGGTGGTTGCACTAGTTGATATGGAACGTGCTTTTGTTCCACCACAACACTTTATTCGATTGGTACAAAGGAG GATGGAAAGGCAACGACGAGAGGAGGAGCTTAAGGGGGGACGATCCTCAAAAAAAGGACAAGATGCTGAGCAATCTATACTTAACCGG GCCAGTAGTCCCCAAACTGGTGGAAGCATGAAGTCAATGAAGgaggagaagaaagagaaggaaaaagacaaaTCTGGTCAGTCAGAGAAAGAAGGGCAAGAAGGCTCGGGTTTAAAGACCGCGGGTCCCGAAGGAGAAATAACAGCAG gatttttgttaaagaaaagtGCTAAAACTAATGGTTGGAGCAGGCGATGGTTTGTGCTAAATGAGAAGACAGGAAAG CTTGGGTATACAAAAAAACAAGAGGAAAGACATTTTCGTGGGGTTATTACATTGGAG GAATGTAACATTGAAGAGGTTGGGGATGAAGATGATCCCCCATCCAAAAGCTCAAAGGACAAAAAGTCCAATGGACCAGATTCTGGCAAAGTCAACCTTGTATTTAAAATTACCAATAGAGTTCCTTATAAATCTGTTCTGAAAG CACATAGTGCTGTTGTTTTGAAGGCTGAAAGTGCATCTGATAAGGTTGAATGGATTAAGAAGATAAATAGTGTTATACAAGCAAAGGGTGGACAGATTAGGATCTCATCTGACGGTGGATCTACCATGAGGCAAAGCCTCTCTGATGGTTCCTTG GACACAATGGCTCGAAGACCTGCGGATCCCGAGGAAGAACTCCGGTGGATGTCACAAGAAGTTCGTGGATATGTTGAAGCAGTATTAAATAGTTTAGCTGCTAATGTGCCAAAA GCAGTTGTCCTATGCCAAGTTGAAAAAGCTAAGGAAGACATGCTGAATCAGTTATATAGCTCTGTCAG TGCACAAAGCACTGCTAAGATTGAGGAGCTACTTTTGGAAGATCAAAATGTTAAGCGCAGAAGAGAGAGAATCCAGAAACAATCCTCACTTCTTTCAAAATTGACACGCCAACTGAGTATTCATGACAACCGAGCAGCTGCTGCTTCAGGCTGGTCAAATGGTAGTGCAG AGAGTAGCCCAAAAAGCAGCGGACCAGGTGATGACTGGAGATCTGCCTTTGATGCAGCCGCCAATGGTCCTGTTAGTAGAAGTGGTTCTTCAAGATCAGGATCCAATGGCCACAGTCGACATAATAGTGATCCTGCACAAAATGGTGATGTGAACTCTGGTTCAAACTCTGGCAGCCGGCGAACACCAAATCG ttaa
- the LOC106756099 gene encoding dynamin-2B isoform X1, with amino-acid sequence MAAIEDLSELADSMRQASALLADEDVDESNSSSNSRRPSTFLNVVALGNVGAGKSAALNSLIGHPVLPTGENGATRAPICIDLQRDTSLSSKSIILQIDNKSQQVSASALRHSLQDRLSKGSSGKSRDQIYLKLRTSTAPPLKLVDLPGLDQRIMDESMVSEYAEHNDAILLVIVPAAQAPEIASSRALRYAKEYDGEGTRTIGVISKIDQAASDQKALAAVQALLLNQGPPKTADIPWVALIGQSVSIATAQSGSAGSENSLETAWRAESETLKSILTGAPQSKLGRIALVDALGQQIQNRMKLRLPNLLSGLQGKSQIVQDELARLGESMVTTSEGTRAIALELCREFEDKFLQHITSGEGSGWKIVSCFEGRFPDRMKQLPLDRHFDINNVKRIVLEADGYQPYLISPEKGLRSLIKGVLELAKEPSRLCVDEVHRVLIDIVSSAANATPGLGRYPPFKREVVAIATSALEGFKNESKKMVVALVDMERAFVPPQHFIRLVQRRMERQRREEELKGGRSSKKGQDAEQSILNRASSPQTGGSMKSMKEEKKEKEKDKSGQSEKEGQEGSGLKTAGPEGEITAGFLLKKSAKTNGWSRRWFVLNEKTGKLGYTKKQEERHFRGVITLEECNIEEVGDEDDPPSKSSKDKKSNGPDSGKVNLVFKITNRVPYKSVLKAHSAVVLKAESASDKVEWIKKINSVIQAKGGQIRISSDGGSTMRQSLSDGSLDTMARRPADPEEELRWMSQEVRGYVEAVLNSLAANVPKAVVLCQVEKAKEDMLNQLYSSVSAQSTAKIEELLLEDQNVKRRRERIQKQSSLLSKLTRQLSIHDNRAAAASGWSNGSAESSPKSSGPGDDWRSAFDAAANGPVSRSGSSRSGSNGHSRHNSDPAQNGDVNSGSNSGSRRTPNRLPPAPPGSSGYKY; translated from the exons ATGGCGGCCATCGAGGACTTGTCGGAGCTTGCCGATTCGATGCGCCAGGCGTCGGCGCTTCTCGCCGATGAGGACGTCGATGAATCCAACTCCTCCTCCAATTCCCGAAGACCGTCCACTTTTCTTAACGTTGTTGCACTCGGCAATGTT GGTGCTGGTAAATCTGCTGCTCTCAACAGTTTGATTGGACATCCCGTTCTG CCTACTGGTGAAAACGGAGCTACTCGGGCCCCTATATGCATTGATCTGCAGCGAGACACTTCGTTGAGCAGCAAATCCATCATATTGCAGATTGACAACAAGTCTCAGCAAGTCTCCGCAA GTGCTTTGAGGCACTCGTTGCAGGATAGACTCAGTAAAGGTTCCTCCGGCAAGAGTCGAGATCAAATTTATTTGAAGCTGCGCACTAGTACAG CACCACCTCTTAAATTGGTCGATTTACCTGGGCTAGATCAACGCATCATGGATGAGTCAATG GTTAGTGAATATGCCGAGCATAATGATGCCATTTTGCTAGTTATTGTACCTGCAGCTCAAGCACCCGAAATTGCTTCATCTCGAGCCCTAAGATACGCAAAGGAATATGATGGAGAAG GTACCAGAACCATTGGAGTTATTAGTAAAATAGATCAAGCTGCTTCAGACCAAAAAGCACTTGCTGCTGTACAAGCTCTCTTATTGAATCAGGGTCCTCCAAAAACAGCAGACATCCCTTGGGTTGCATTGATTGGTCAATCAGTTTCAATAGCTACGGCACAATCTGGATCTGCTGGTTCTGAAAATTCTTTAGAAACTGCATGGAGAGCAGAGAGTGAAACCCTCAAGTCCATATTGACTGGAGCTCCTCAAAGTAAGCTTGGAAGGATAGCGTTAGTGGATGCCCTGGGGCAGCAAATTCAGAATCGTATGAAGCTTCGGCTTCCTAACCTTCTTTCTGG GTTACAAGGGAAGTCTCAGATAGTTCAGGATGAATTGGCTAGGCTTGGTGAGTCAATGGTTACCACTTCAGAGGGTACTCGTGCTATAGCCTTGGAACTTTGCCGTGAATTTGAGGATAAGTTCCTACAGCACATCACCAGTGGCGAG GGATCTGGTTGGAAaattgtttcttgttttgaggGAAGATTTCCTGATAGAATGAAGCAATTACCTTTAGATAGGCATTTTGATATCAACAATGTGAAGAGG ATTGTGTTAGAAGCAGATGGTTATCAGCCTTATCTTATTTCCCCTGAAAAGGGATTGAGATCTCTGATCAAAGGTGTTCTAGAGCTTGCGAAAGAACCATCACGTCTTTGTGTTGATGAG GTACATCGTGTCCTGATAGATATTGTTTCATCTGCTGCCAATGCTACACCTGGTTTAGGAAGATACCCACCTTTCAAGAGAGAG GTTGTGGCAATTGCAACTTCTGCTCTGGAAGGGTTTAAGAATGAATCGAAGAAAATGGTGGTTGCACTAGTTGATATGGAACGTGCTTTTGTTCCACCACAACACTTTATTCGATTGGTACAAAGGAG GATGGAAAGGCAACGACGAGAGGAGGAGCTTAAGGGGGGACGATCCTCAAAAAAAGGACAAGATGCTGAGCAATCTATACTTAACCGG GCCAGTAGTCCCCAAACTGGTGGAAGCATGAAGTCAATGAAGgaggagaagaaagagaaggaaaaagacaaaTCTGGTCAGTCAGAGAAAGAAGGGCAAGAAGGCTCGGGTTTAAAGACCGCGGGTCCCGAAGGAGAAATAACAGCAG gatttttgttaaagaaaagtGCTAAAACTAATGGTTGGAGCAGGCGATGGTTTGTGCTAAATGAGAAGACAGGAAAG CTTGGGTATACAAAAAAACAAGAGGAAAGACATTTTCGTGGGGTTATTACATTGGAG GAATGTAACATTGAAGAGGTTGGGGATGAAGATGATCCCCCATCCAAAAGCTCAAAGGACAAAAAGTCCAATGGACCAGATTCTGGCAAAGTCAACCTTGTATTTAAAATTACCAATAGAGTTCCTTATAAATCTGTTCTGAAAG CACATAGTGCTGTTGTTTTGAAGGCTGAAAGTGCATCTGATAAGGTTGAATGGATTAAGAAGATAAATAGTGTTATACAAGCAAAGGGTGGACAGATTAGGATCTCATCTGACGGTGGATCTACCATGAGGCAAAGCCTCTCTGATGGTTCCTTG GACACAATGGCTCGAAGACCTGCGGATCCCGAGGAAGAACTCCGGTGGATGTCACAAGAAGTTCGTGGATATGTTGAAGCAGTATTAAATAGTTTAGCTGCTAATGTGCCAAAA GCAGTTGTCCTATGCCAAGTTGAAAAAGCTAAGGAAGACATGCTGAATCAGTTATATAGCTCTGTCAG TGCACAAAGCACTGCTAAGATTGAGGAGCTACTTTTGGAAGATCAAAATGTTAAGCGCAGAAGAGAGAGAATCCAGAAACAATCCTCACTTCTTTCAAAATTGACACGCCAACTGAGTATTCATGACAACCGAGCAGCTGCTGCTTCAGGCTGGTCAAATGGTAGTGCAG AGAGTAGCCCAAAAAGCAGCGGACCAGGTGATGACTGGAGATCTGCCTTTGATGCAGCCGCCAATGGTCCTGTTAGTAGAAGTGGTTCTTCAAGATCAGGATCCAATGGCCACAGTCGACATAATAGTGATCCTGCACAAAATGGTGATGTGAACTCTGGTTCAAACTCTGGCAGCCGGCGAACACCAAATCGGTTACCTCCCGCCCCTCCTGGTTCTTCAGGTTACAAATATTGA